The Quercus robur chromosome 3, dhQueRobu3.1, whole genome shotgun sequence DNA segment CACTGACCCTGTatggaaacaaaataaatttgtcTTGGGTAAGATTAAGTACTAGAATAGTAGGATTTGTCTAGTTGACATTACTGATTAGGATAATGACTGTTACAGTCTGGTTTTTATTTCCAAGCAGTAACATGTGTTAATTTCTAATTTAGATCCGCATGCATTTAGCTGATTGAATATGCTGTTATTTGTTATTACATATCCCCGAATAAGATTTCAGTCTACTCAACTCAACTCAACCCAACAACCCCGGATCAATTGTTTAGAGTATGCAAGCAATTCAATCTACATGGTTTAAAGCTCCACatgaataaattaataaataaacttaCAAACTGATTGGTGATGAGCTGTATCTTTTAAACACACCAAGCAATTTAACCTACCAGAATGGTGCCAGAGAATTTGGACAGTGTAAAGCTTAAGAGCTTCTAAGCTCTTTGCAGACATGATCTAACATGCCCAGAAATTCTCTCACAATGACAAATATCCGAAGTGGGTTGTCTTCGTGTTTGCTCACATCTCCATGAAAGTACTTAGTAATTTCTTTGACATGTGTTAGGACCCTATCTTCTTTTCCCTGCAAGTCTTTCAGAATTTTCTCTGCATAATTTATGAAGAATCTTTTTGAGTTGACAAAGTTTCCATTTTGTTCATCCATACACAAGTCCTTTTGTACTAGATGTTGCAGTTTGGCCAATCCATCTGATAGGGTTGAGACAGAGCTTGCAAGAACATTCAAGTCAATTGTAGCTGTCTCTTTCACATTGGAGAGTTCTGTACTCAGACCAGAAACACGATCAAGGCCCATTCTTCTGTAATCTTCTTCACTCTGTTCAACCCCCATGATGCTGTCTGAAACTCTAATTCCCTCAGACAGGAGTATTTCTTGAACAACAAAGTGGAGTAAGGTAGTTTTCCCATCAGTGCCTTTCACATGAGCAAGTTTAAGGAGGGTATCAAGTTTAAATGCTCTAGCAGCTCCTCTGCTAGTTCCAACATTCATACGATTGCCTGTTTTGAGCACGGCTTCAAGTAACTTAAAGAAAAGCCTGCTTGATCTGAGTTCCTTGCAGGCTTCCTAGTAACAACATAAATAAGAGTCAAAGTGATCATTGTATTAGAAATGTTGGTTTTAATCAAAACTGATATGTTTATGATTGATGGTTACCTCTAGCATTGAAAAAGATTTCCTGAACTGAACCACCTCATCTTCAAAAGTTTCTCTGTAAAGCATGGCTTCAACTCGTAGAAAGGCAAATGGTATTTCAAGaatttctttgaaaagcttctcTACAGACTCCAGTTCATTAATGTCTCCTTCATAGCTAGAGAGCTTAGCCTCTTCTTCCTTGGTATGTACCATCTTCACCAATGCCTCAAGTTGTTGCAAACCCAAACCTTTCCCTGCTTCCCACcatttgataaaaattataatctGGTGATGGCATGAGTATGTCTGCACTTGTACTTGATACAACACCATGAATTGTTTGTTGGAGATAtattctctctcctcaaaaGTTATGGAATGATCATTTCCATTTGGAAAGGATCCATTTCATGGTTTAGATTAAACATTACAAATTCAAAAGTCTATAGAAAACCACGTCTACACACGGTTATACAAGAAATAAAATCCTGATCTTGAAATGGCCTCTCTCCGTACGCTGGAAAACCTTAACTTTTGGAGACGATCCTGTTCTAAAAGTGATGAGAACCTTTTTAGTAATTTGCAATCTATAATCCATTTGCTAGAAGTACAGGACTACAGGACAGGAGCCATCATTCTTCATTATTGTCTTGACCAAAAATCTTAGAAAATTGACACTCGAACTTAgggctgtaaatgaaccaagccgGTTATAAACAACTCGGGCTCAACTCGATAAAAAActtgttcatgtttgtttgtttgtttacaaATAAGGCAAGCTTGagttttagttttaggcttgtttaataaacaagccgagcccaagcaaaaaaatttgttcacgaACAAGCTCATGAGCTATTAGGCTTGATACACAACAATTCAAGTATAGActgatttataagtttatatatgttAGCTAAATATACTTATTACACATATCTTAATAGTGACATGACCAACATGAGATCACTACTTatattaccttaattttttcaCTCCCTTTAAACTGATCAAGAACCACTTTAGACtatagttacatttaaaaatataaataaataattaagtagGCCACATATGATCCTTCCCTATCAATTATCTAAAGTAAAGTTATGAAACATGTTAGTATTTTCTCATTTATAATAGTTACAAACAAGTATTTTTCTAGTCCTTCACCATCTAACATGAATGTAAAAACTGTATTTTGAACAATTGCTGAAACTGTAGATAAAGAATGataaatgaatgaatttaattttgtaaattattaatctatatatatctaaaagctgaaacacCACCATGCATccttggtgcggtggtcactctacaagtataaacaATCTTTGGCATCAATTGTTATACATGAAGATAAATCTCCTATTGCCGCATCATAGTTCAATTTTAGCATACCTTGGTTTGGACAACACCACCTAGCACTACTTCTAGCTGGAACTCTTGTCAACACTAGAACATTGGACCGCCAATGCTCCAAAAACGGCTTATTAAGGCTTTTGCTAACTTGACCCTCCACTGGAAGAGATCTCTCATGAATTGCCTTATTCCTCCACATCCAGATAAAGTCTAAAGTCAGAGCTCCAAATAGAAGGAATTCATCTCTTTGCTCCTTATCCAATTGGAGAGACGAAGGAGGATCAAGAAATAACTCAATCAAATGGGAAGGAGATTGAACTTGCCATCTATCAATTCTAAGGTTCCAATGATTGCAAAACCTAATGACTTTAGCAAGGTGGCATtgagtattatttttttatttttttattattaaagtgCATTCACTTAGTTGGGGAAGAAGATTGAGGTTGATGATTTTGAGTGATGGTtgatttaagttttgtttttggactaaaattgtataatttttctctggaaattttgtgttctttgggTGTTTTCGtgagaagaaaactcaaaatataagTTTCGGtagggttatttatttattattattttttaatgattctcCTATTTATAGAGTTCTCAGAACTTACAGAACTTTATTTTCATCTCACAAAAGGTTATGAAAAAAATCCCACAACAAAAATtggcaaataaaaaaattgggagTTGTTGGGTAGACAGCTAATCAATACTTTGAAAAaagattttccattttttacttcttcttttttcaaattttgttctgTTAGGACaaatgtgattcacttgttaggagtatatgtcactattttatataattggctaatcctttgacaaaacgcactttacttgtaattgggtagatctaggtgtttttaatacttcaagaaataaggtttcaagatcaagtgttaaagtcatcaagtctatccaagaaacaagctgaatagtgcaaattcattaaaactcgacaactGGCTCGatagctgcatctatcgagcttaagaaagctgttttAGCCCATGTGCTCGACACCTACTCAATAGCTcctatctgtcaaggtttaagaaataaatagaaattttattctgttttcttggaatccgtgaatgtatctttgggccttcttttctcctaaccctagacatataaaaagattattttaagggacgtcaagagttcacaagttgcacaagttttgagaaaagtcattcaagaaaattgtgactggagacaacGTTTTGCCCTTGTTCATCTCTtctgaagaagttgttgtgtatgtgtactgtagggttttgtgaccaaccATATTCTTAATCTttatcgtgtggatgaactaaaaaactttgtaaccaacaatcttctctagttggtgattgaagtcgcatactaggatccgtgcattggttagtcatgtacttgggagccgtgcatcaaaagaagaaattgtcactacagaacaagtccaattgggtattggggtaagggttcaactataggttgatataaggtactaggattcctttacttgtaatcgcttgttgtgataatagtggaatttcgggagtggtgacctgaaaatcacctggtggggtttttgcagttaggttttccctattcataaacgaaatcaccgtgtcaaatttattttccgctgcatacttagtttattgatgatttatttttgctactacgcgttagcattttaattaacttaattaattcacatggctaaattaattggttaatttatcataagaggtcaattcgtttttggcctatcaagtggtatcagagtagacacactctgattagggtttaatctttgctgtgttgatccattgacccctgtttgtcatggatagaggacagtcactaattatacctcctttatttgatggcactaactatgcatactacaaagtacgca contains these protein-coding regions:
- the LOC126719121 gene encoding formin-like protein 11, whose product is MWRNKAIHERSLPVEGQVSKSLNKPFLEHWRSNVLVLTRVPARSSARWCCPNQGKGLGLQQLEALVKMVHTKEEEAKLSSYEGDINELESVEKLFKEILEIPFAFLRVEAMLYRETFEDEVVQFRKSFSMLEEACKELRSSRLFFKLLEAVLKTGNRMNVGTSRGAARAFKLDTLLKLAHVKGTDGKTTLLHFVVQEILLSEGIRVSDSIMGVEQSEEDYRRMGLDRVSGLSTELSNVKETATIDLNVLASSVSTLSDGLAKLQHLVQKDLCMDEQNGNFVNSKRFFINYAEKILKDLQGKEDRVLTHVKEITKYFHGDVSKHEDNPLRIFVIVREFLGMLDHVCKELRSS